CGCCCGGCCAGGTTGACTACCACGTCCACGTTTTTCAGGACCCGTTGCCAGTCACCGCTTTTGGTGGTGTCGGCCCGGATACATTCAAAATTTTCACGTCCCGCAAAAGGATGCTCGCCGGATGTGCCCGTGGCCGTTACCTGCCAGCCTTTATCCAGGTAGGTTCTGCAGAGATGAGTCCCAACGAATCCGGTCCCGCCGGTGATGAGTATATGCATGGAGCACCCCCTTTCTTGTTCCGCACACCGGTCACGCCATCGATGCCAGCTGCCGCTCTATATCCTGCTGCTGCACCGCCCCCGGAATGGTGGTGACCAGCTGACCATACTTGAAAAATAAAAGCGTCGGTATGCTCAAGATGTTGAAGCGCGAAGAGGTCATCGGATTCTGGTCCACATTTATCTTGACGACCTTGGCGCGTCCGGCATAGGCCCTGGCCACCCGGTCGAGAATGGGTCCCATCATCTTGCAGGGTCCGCACCAGGGCGCCCAGCAGTCAACGACGACCGGTCCGGGATAAGACAACACTTCCCGTTGAAAGCTGGCATCGGTCACCATGACCGGGCTGCTGTGATAGGTTCTCGCCGGCAGTGGCGACCGGCACTTACCGCACACCGGGCTGTCGTTTATCCGCTGTTTGGGAACGCGATTTTTGGTGTTGCACTTGCCGCACTGTATGATGAAGCTTTCCTGGTTCATGCCCGCGTGGATCTCCTTTTACGCATGTTACCGATTCTTAGAAAAATTCAAGTTTTGATCGGGATGACGCAAAAAACAGTTTACCCACGCTCATCCGCAACCCGTTTTATCAACCCGTCAAACTGCTCCGAGGTCATGATCCCCTCCGCGACAATCACTTCCCGGACGGATTTTCCGCCGCTGTAAGCCTTTTTGGAAAGCGCCGCCGCTCTGTCATAGCCCAGAAGCGGCACCAGGTAAGTGACCATGGCCAGACTTCTTTCCATATAGGCCGCGCATCTTTCCTCATCAGCTTCGATGCCGTTGACACATTTTTCAGCCAGTATGCGGGCACTTTGTCCCAGCAGATCGATGGATTGAAGCAGGTTGTAGGCGATCAGCGGCTGCATGGTATTCAGTTCGAACTGCCCTTTCTGCCCGGCAAAAGTAATGGTCGTGTCGTTGCCGA
This genomic window from Deltaproteobacteria bacterium contains:
- the trxA gene encoding thioredoxin — translated: MNQESFIIQCGKCNTKNRVPKQRINDSPVCGKCRSPLPARTYHSSPVMVTDASFQREVLSYPGPVVVDCWAPWCGPCKMMGPILDRVARAYAGRAKVVKINVDQNPMTSSRFNILSIPTLLFFKYGQLVTTIPGAVQQQDIERQLASMA